The following proteins are encoded in a genomic region of Glycine soja cultivar W05 chromosome 17, ASM419377v2, whole genome shotgun sequence:
- the LOC114392011 gene encoding salt stress-induced hydrophobic peptide ESI3-like — protein MGSETFLEVILAILLPPVGVFLRYGCGVELWIDLVLTILGYIPGIIYAIYVLIG, from the exons ATGGGTTCTGAAACTTTTCTCGAAGTGATATTGGCAATCCTGCTACCTCCTGTTGGTGTTTTCCTCCGTTATGGCTGTGGC GTGGAGCTCTGGATAGATCTGGTGCTGACCATACTGGGATACATACCTGGGATTATATATGCAATTTATGTATTGATTGGATGA